In Amycolatopsis coloradensis, one genomic interval encodes:
- a CDS encoding methylated-DNA--[protein]-cysteine S-methyltransferase — MSIAYWSTMDTKIGPFTAVVAGDGAVLASGWTGDVGELTPLISPSLAPGEVKQRRDLGPVSTAIRRYHDGDLDAVADVEVRQRSGAFREHAWEILRKVPAGEPVSYAEYAALAGNPAAVRAAASACAKNAAALFVPCHRVVRTGGGVGNFRWGVPAKQWLLTHEAA, encoded by the coding sequence ATGAGCATCGCGTACTGGTCCACAATGGACACCAAGATCGGCCCGTTCACCGCCGTGGTGGCGGGCGACGGGGCCGTGCTCGCCTCGGGCTGGACCGGCGACGTCGGCGAGCTGACGCCGCTGATCTCGCCGTCGCTGGCCCCTGGCGAAGTGAAGCAGCGACGGGACCTCGGCCCGGTGAGTACCGCGATCCGCCGCTACCACGACGGCGACCTGGACGCGGTCGCCGATGTCGAGGTGCGGCAGCGATCCGGCGCTTTCCGGGAGCACGCTTGGGAAATCCTGCGGAAGGTGCCTGCGGGCGAGCCGGTGAGCTACGCGGAGTACGCGGCGCTGGCGGGGAATCCGGCGGCGGTGCGGGCGGCCGCGTCGGCGTGCGCGAAGAACGCGGCGGCGCTGTTCGTGCCGTGCCACCGGGTGGTGCGGACCGGCGGCGGCGTGGGGAACTTCCGGTGGGGTGTCCCGGCGAAGCAGTGGCTGCTGACGCACGAAGCGGCCTGA
- a CDS encoding DNA-3-methyladenine glycosylase 2 family protein, with amino-acid sequence MTEQTLAERAVWRDAERCYRAVAARDSRFDGQFIMAVSTTGIYCRPSCPASTPKQQNVRFYPTSAAAQANGFRACRRCLPDAVPGSPDWDIRADLAARAMRLISDGTVERDGVPGLARRLGYSERQLGRVLTAELGAGPLALARAHRAHSARLLIEMSGLPLTDVAFAAGFSSVRQFNETIREVFATTPSQLRAASLRRRKAEELPTGTRLSLRLPFRKPFDAAGVLEFLAGQAVPGVEHVTRDDSGVTGYGRTLRLAHGPGVVWLTAKDDHVRCDLRLSDLRDLSSAVARVRRLLDLDADPEAVARVLGADPALAPLVEAIPGIRVPGTVDGDEFVLRAMLSPAEAASLADALGERLPSCDESLEGLTTLFPTAAQVAEHGPERVAAVARALADGVAVHVGRDPGELRAELLDVPGIGPGTADYVLMRVLGAPDVLLTGDPVLRRGAAALGITDDETTLAERGRAWQPWSSYAGMYLWRAEKGE; translated from the coding sequence ATGACCGAGCAGACCCTGGCCGAACGGGCCGTCTGGCGCGACGCCGAACGGTGTTACCGCGCCGTCGCCGCCCGTGATTCCCGGTTCGACGGCCAGTTCATCATGGCCGTCTCCACCACCGGGATCTACTGCCGCCCGTCCTGCCCCGCGTCGACGCCGAAACAGCAGAACGTCCGCTTCTACCCGACGTCGGCGGCCGCGCAGGCGAACGGCTTCCGCGCCTGCCGCCGCTGCCTGCCCGACGCCGTCCCCGGCTCACCCGATTGGGATATCCGGGCCGATCTCGCCGCGCGGGCGATGCGGCTCATCTCGGACGGGACCGTCGAACGCGACGGCGTCCCGGGGCTCGCGCGGCGGCTCGGCTATTCCGAACGGCAGCTCGGCCGCGTCCTCACCGCGGAACTCGGCGCCGGACCGCTGGCGCTGGCCAGGGCCCACCGGGCGCACTCGGCGCGGCTGCTGATCGAGATGTCCGGGCTCCCGCTGACCGACGTCGCGTTCGCCGCGGGCTTCTCCAGCGTCCGCCAGTTCAACGAGACGATCCGGGAGGTCTTCGCGACGACGCCTTCGCAGCTTCGCGCCGCGAGCCTGCGCCGTCGCAAGGCCGAGGAGTTGCCGACTGGGACCCGGTTGAGCCTGCGGCTGCCGTTCCGCAAGCCGTTCGACGCGGCCGGCGTGCTGGAGTTCCTGGCCGGGCAGGCCGTCCCCGGCGTCGAGCACGTGACGCGCGACGATTCCGGAGTGACCGGCTACGGGCGCACGCTGCGGCTCGCGCACGGCCCCGGCGTCGTATGGCTGACGGCGAAGGACGACCACGTTCGCTGCGACCTGCGGCTCTCCGACCTGCGCGACCTGAGCAGCGCGGTGGCCAGGGTGCGGCGGCTGCTCGACCTCGACGCCGATCCCGAGGCGGTCGCGCGGGTCCTCGGGGCCGACCCCGCCCTCGCGCCGCTGGTCGAGGCGATCCCCGGCATCCGGGTACCCGGCACCGTCGACGGCGACGAGTTCGTGCTGCGCGCGATGCTGTCCCCCGCTGAGGCGGCGTCGCTCGCCGACGCTCTCGGTGAACGCCTGCCCAGCTGCGACGAGTCGCTGGAAGGGCTGACCACGCTGTTCCCGACGGCGGCCCAGGTCGCCGAACACGGCCCGGAACGAGTGGCCGCGGTGGCCCGCGCGCTCGCGGACGGGGTGGCGGTCCACGTCGGCCGCGATCCCGGGGAGCTGCGGGCGGAACTGCTGGACGTCCCGGGAATCGGGCCGGGGACCGCGGACTACGTCCTGATGCGCGTGCTGGGCGCGCCGGACGTCCTGCTGACCGGTGACCCGGTGCTGCGCCGTGGAGCGGCGGCGCTGGGCATCACCGACGACGAAACGACGCTGGCCGAACGCGGACGGGCCTGGCAGCCCTGGTCCTCGTACGCCGGCATGTACTTGTGGCGCGCCGAAAAGGGAGAATGA
- the ychF gene encoding redox-regulated ATPase YchF has protein sequence MSLTLGIVGLPNVGKSTLFNALTRNDVLAANYPFATIEPNVGVVPLPDPRLDQLAEVFGSERTVPAVVSFVDIAGIVKGASEGAGLGNKFLANIREANAICQVIRVFDDPDVIHVDGRIDPGSDIETINTELILADLQTLEKALPRLEKEARTKKENKPALDNAQKAKEILDAGRTLFQAQKEVDFEALRELSLLTTKPFLYVFNADEGILTDESRREELAKLVAPADAVFLDAKVEAELLELDDEESVRELLESVGQHEPGLYSLARAGFHTLGLQTYLTAGPKESRAWTIPQGATAPQAAGVIHTDFERGFIKAEVVSFADLIEHGSMAAARSAGKVRMEGKDYVMADGDVVEFRFNV, from the coding sequence GTGAGTCTCACCCTCGGCATCGTCGGCCTGCCCAACGTCGGCAAGTCCACCCTGTTCAACGCGCTGACCCGCAACGACGTGCTCGCGGCGAACTACCCGTTCGCCACGATCGAGCCCAACGTCGGCGTCGTCCCGCTGCCGGATCCGCGGCTGGACCAGCTCGCCGAGGTCTTCGGCTCCGAGCGGACCGTGCCCGCCGTCGTGTCCTTTGTGGACATCGCGGGGATCGTGAAGGGTGCCTCCGAGGGCGCAGGCCTCGGCAACAAGTTCCTCGCGAACATCCGCGAGGCCAACGCGATCTGCCAGGTCATTCGCGTGTTCGACGACCCGGACGTGATCCACGTCGACGGCCGCATCGACCCCGGCAGCGACATCGAGACGATCAACACCGAGCTGATCCTCGCCGACCTGCAGACCCTGGAGAAGGCGCTGCCGCGGCTGGAGAAGGAAGCGCGGACGAAGAAGGAGAACAAGCCCGCGCTCGACAACGCCCAGAAGGCGAAGGAGATCCTCGACGCCGGGCGGACCCTCTTCCAGGCGCAGAAGGAGGTCGACTTCGAGGCCCTGCGCGAGCTGAGCCTGCTCACCACGAAGCCGTTCCTCTACGTCTTCAACGCCGACGAAGGCATCCTCACCGACGAGTCGCGCCGCGAGGAGCTGGCCAAGCTGGTCGCCCCGGCCGACGCGGTGTTCCTCGACGCCAAGGTCGAAGCCGAACTGCTCGAACTGGACGACGAGGAGTCCGTGCGCGAGCTGCTGGAGTCCGTCGGCCAGCACGAGCCGGGCCTCTACTCCCTCGCGCGCGCCGGCTTCCACACCCTCGGCCTGCAGACGTACCTGACCGCGGGGCCCAAGGAGTCACGCGCCTGGACGATCCCGCAGGGCGCGACCGCCCCGCAGGCCGCGGGCGTCATCCACACCGACTTCGAGCGCGGCTTCATCAAGGCCGAGGTCGTGTCCTTCGCCGATCTGATCGAGCACGGCTCCATGGCCGCCGCCCGGTCGGCGGGCAAGGTGCGCATGGAGGGCAAGGACTACGTCATGGCCGACGGGGACGTCGTGGAGTTCCGCTTCAACGTCTAG
- a CDS encoding DUF6357 family protein: MTEVLFSRENGWIPRVIREGGELRLELGAGADANHDPRRFAFPVSEAHLEVIRDDLTRHLLLWSAILPLCEAAGIRGPLDERAAVALLDPILFGAPADVESLFRDMRWDKRRLVAQGADVELLEREQLFDALRSASVLSDWSLVQHYDANRERARRGVRLAPLDEALLRYTGRYLHGGKVPARHPDAVDPALLPEVLRVIATAEEARLPFVRRKRAWRRIEEAVEHAVRRAYPDLVDDAVRTVSFLMCSEGRR; encoded by the coding sequence ATGACCGAAGTCCTCTTCTCCCGCGAGAACGGCTGGATCCCCCGCGTGATTCGCGAGGGTGGTGAGCTCAGGCTCGAACTCGGCGCCGGAGCCGACGCCAACCACGACCCCCGCAGGTTCGCCTTCCCCGTTTCGGAGGCCCACCTCGAGGTGATCCGCGACGACCTGACCCGGCACCTGCTGCTGTGGAGCGCGATCCTGCCGCTGTGCGAGGCGGCCGGGATCCGGGGCCCGCTCGACGAACGCGCGGCGGTCGCGTTGCTGGACCCGATCCTCTTCGGCGCGCCCGCCGACGTCGAGTCGTTGTTCCGGGACATGCGCTGGGACAAACGCCGGCTCGTCGCTCAGGGCGCGGACGTCGAGCTGCTCGAACGAGAGCAGCTCTTCGACGCGTTGCGCTCGGCGAGCGTGTTGTCCGATTGGTCGCTCGTCCAGCACTACGACGCGAACCGCGAGCGCGCCCGGCGCGGCGTCCGGCTCGCCCCGCTCGACGAGGCGCTCCTCAGGTACACAGGCCGCTACCTGCATGGCGGGAAGGTCCCGGCCCGGCATCCCGATGCCGTCGATCCCGCCCTGCTGCCCGAGGTCCTGCGGGTGATCGCCACGGCGGAAGAGGCCCGGCTCCCCTTCGTCCGGCGAAAGCGTGCGTGGCGGCGAATCGAGGAGGCTGTCGAGCACGCGGTTCGCCGCGCCTACCCCGACCTCGTCGACGACGCGGTGCGCACGGTGAGTTTTCTGATGTGTTCGGAAGGACGACGATGA
- a CDS encoding DUF6357 family protein: MRPLTFSDDKENEQKWVPGGARSASDAFREFVDRHRADDNATFCIEDEENEEALLLMFDVGTICRIKGAENSRVEYRLVTNGGDYRSQVANFVRGGTAALDRSGPWWPDVAALNRARLRFEFDGSVLRRTHPRVLRRRLEILTVIDGHEPATVDGVTHFGFGNGGGDTANAWFTAGGRGLVVTFDHTSALNFSEDPQAQAALYDGVPADLLAMVKNVPESDTTLNVSHPDGGTVVAASGVFTFSGPCAMADGLVSRLQETQLDVRDTGVGWLLEGLLSLEDFTPAAVSEEVAWWSAEEIEKGFAAGGHEEAAPFDRETVDRFCEIWADSGYNDRWDVHYVLFDGNTVEDAGEARDELLTLVRGLGLERVDAPPGAADGEVWVRTDPRIDAELERWS, from the coding sequence ATGAGGCCACTGACCTTCAGTGACGACAAGGAAAACGAGCAGAAGTGGGTTCCGGGCGGTGCGCGATCCGCCTCCGACGCGTTCCGGGAGTTCGTCGACCGGCACCGTGCCGACGACAACGCGACGTTCTGCATCGAGGACGAAGAGAACGAAGAAGCGCTGCTGCTCATGTTCGACGTCGGCACCATCTGCCGGATCAAGGGAGCGGAGAACTCGCGGGTCGAGTACCGCCTCGTCACCAACGGCGGCGATTACCGGAGCCAGGTGGCCAACTTCGTCCGCGGCGGTACGGCCGCGCTCGACCGCAGCGGCCCGTGGTGGCCGGACGTCGCCGCCCTCAACCGGGCGAGGCTCCGCTTCGAGTTCGACGGGTCCGTGTTGCGACGGACCCATCCGCGCGTGCTGCGCCGTCGGCTGGAGATTCTGACCGTCATCGACGGACACGAGCCGGCGACGGTCGACGGCGTCACGCACTTCGGCTTCGGCAACGGCGGGGGCGACACGGCCAACGCGTGGTTCACCGCCGGCGGACGCGGCCTGGTGGTGACGTTCGACCACACCAGCGCGCTCAACTTCTCCGAAGACCCGCAGGCGCAGGCGGCCCTGTACGACGGTGTCCCGGCGGACCTCCTCGCCATGGTGAAGAACGTGCCGGAGTCGGACACGACGCTCAACGTCTCGCATCCGGACGGTGGCACCGTGGTGGCCGCCAGCGGCGTCTTCACCTTCTCGGGACCCTGCGCCATGGCGGACGGACTGGTGTCCCGGTTGCAGGAGACGCAGCTGGACGTCCGGGACACCGGGGTCGGCTGGCTGCTGGAGGGCCTCCTCTCGCTGGAGGACTTCACCCCCGCCGCGGTTTCGGAGGAAGTGGCGTGGTGGAGCGCGGAGGAAATCGAGAAGGGGTTCGCCGCCGGTGGTCATGAGGAGGCCGCGCCGTTCGACCGGGAGACGGTGGATCGTTTCTGCGAGATCTGGGCCGACTCCGGGTACAACGATCGCTGGGATGTGCACTACGTCCTCTTCGACGGCAACACGGTCGAGGACGCGGGCGAGGCTCGGGACGAGCTCCTGACGCTGGTCCGGGGGCTCGGGCTCGAGCGCGTGGACGCCCCGCCGGGAGCCGCCGACGGTGAGGTGTGGGTCCGCACGGATCCGCGCATCGACGCCGAACTCGAGCGCTGGTCGTGA
- a CDS encoding ankyrin repeat domain-containing protein, which yields MARKRKTLPKDFQEMLTSASVDDLKAVFGKCEIDARGGYAKGTALGFPECPDELIVWLTGQGLAVDTPDSYGRTPLHARASRGVPKQIPLLLSLGADIDAADTAGKTPLQAAVERLRTESARVLIEYGASTGILDRRGDPLLMRCLISTENAYLRESAEIAKMLLDRGASITPEMRRKVERIGSGFEFHRETFNRDILGETDAALSELYRIFGVEPVARRSKHDGVSPIAVPDGTWQERHKALWELLVPSKGAGATVQCEVVRVTGRISGEMFRNGGANWDRDYRAMADAFPGFLTLGEPLGDEELREAKEIAKQVRSGRGADGHLDRLSELAVAWVAKNPAPIALGTVDYTR from the coding sequence ATGGCACGAAAGCGGAAGACCCTGCCCAAGGACTTCCAGGAGATGCTGACCTCGGCGTCGGTGGACGACCTCAAAGCCGTCTTCGGCAAATGCGAGATCGACGCGCGCGGCGGCTATGCCAAAGGGACCGCCCTCGGTTTCCCGGAGTGCCCGGACGAGCTCATCGTCTGGCTGACCGGGCAGGGGCTCGCCGTCGACACCCCGGACAGCTACGGCAGGACCCCGCTTCACGCGCGGGCTTCCCGCGGTGTCCCGAAGCAGATTCCTTTGCTGCTCTCGCTCGGCGCGGACATCGATGCGGCCGACACCGCCGGGAAAACGCCGCTTCAGGCGGCGGTGGAGAGGCTGAGGACCGAGTCCGCGCGAGTGCTGATCGAGTACGGGGCATCGACCGGGATTCTCGACAGGCGCGGTGACCCGTTGCTGATGCGATGCCTGATCAGTACGGAAAACGCCTATCTCCGCGAGTCTGCCGAGATCGCGAAAATGCTGCTTGACCGGGGAGCGAGCATCACGCCCGAGATGCGCCGGAAGGTCGAGCGGATCGGTAGTGGTTTCGAGTTCCACCGCGAGACCTTCAACCGCGACATCCTCGGAGAGACCGACGCCGCGCTCAGTGAGCTGTACCGGATCTTCGGGGTCGAGCCGGTCGCCCGGCGGTCGAAGCACGACGGGGTGTCGCCGATCGCCGTGCCCGACGGAACCTGGCAGGAGCGGCACAAAGCGCTTTGGGAGCTTCTCGTGCCGTCGAAGGGTGCGGGCGCGACAGTGCAGTGCGAGGTCGTCCGCGTCACCGGCCGGATCTCCGGCGAGATGTTCCGGAACGGCGGGGCGAACTGGGATCGCGATTATCGTGCGATGGCCGACGCGTTCCCGGGTTTCCTGACGCTGGGCGAGCCTCTGGGCGACGAGGAACTCCGTGAGGCCAAGGAGATCGCCAAGCAGGTCAGGTCGGGCCGCGGCGCGGACGGCCACCTCGATCGCTTGAGCGAACTCGCCGTCGCCTGGGTCGCGAAGAACCCGGCCCCGATCGCCTTGGGAACGGTGGACTACACACGCTGA
- a CDS encoding M20/M25/M40 family metallo-hydrolase, giving the protein MAGLRRREVLAGAVALAGAATIGLNPGTAAAATQQRPGAQFPPSLEFGDYPVVARVRSRRALEHLRVLSDKIGPRIAGTEGELRAKDYIAKVLRDLRYQVTLQPFPIADKFLGSLSIGRDSWQTGSSPQGAQDVTREAVVVDAGDGSTLPDDLTGKIVLIAAVANKADAYLMAAQRGADAVLLGRIGADPARKLSAFSPTLATPVTIPVLGLAQVQVERLRERLAKGSVTLKATATHHKNLTSYNVIAERPATFPGKDDGVVMVTAHYDSVPGSPGANDDGSGTVLCLELARVLRYLPTNKTLRFALWGSEEYGLIGSRHYVKNLSDPEAKRIAGCFQNDMVATSWDPAITYWLLSVDGADNATTAAVNAAAKRLGYDPQVKGPVARGSSDHVPFFERGIASGNFSWRGESGPALLEPTYHTPEDTIKDNVSLERLQVSLELIGSAAYSLLRK; this is encoded by the coding sequence ATGGCAGGTCTGCGCAGACGTGAGGTGCTCGCGGGCGCGGTGGCACTGGCGGGCGCGGCGACGATCGGGCTGAACCCCGGCACCGCCGCCGCGGCCACGCAGCAACGTCCGGGCGCGCAGTTCCCGCCGTCGCTGGAATTCGGCGACTACCCGGTGGTCGCGCGAGTGCGGTCGCGGCGGGCGCTGGAGCACCTGCGGGTGCTCAGCGACAAGATCGGTCCCCGGATCGCCGGCACCGAAGGCGAACTGCGAGCCAAGGACTACATCGCGAAGGTGCTTCGGGACCTGCGCTACCAGGTCACGCTGCAGCCGTTCCCGATCGCCGACAAGTTCCTGGGCAGCCTGTCGATCGGGCGCGACAGCTGGCAGACCGGCTCGTCGCCGCAGGGCGCCCAGGACGTCACGCGCGAGGCCGTCGTCGTCGACGCCGGTGACGGCAGCACGCTGCCCGACGATCTGACCGGCAAGATCGTGCTGATCGCCGCCGTGGCCAACAAGGCCGACGCGTACCTGATGGCCGCGCAGCGCGGAGCGGACGCCGTGCTGCTCGGCCGGATCGGCGCCGACCCGGCACGGAAGCTGTCCGCGTTCTCCCCGACGCTCGCCACCCCGGTCACCATTCCGGTGCTCGGCCTGGCCCAGGTCCAGGTGGAGCGCCTGCGCGAACGGCTCGCCAAGGGCTCGGTCACGCTGAAGGCGACGGCCACCCACCACAAGAACCTGACGTCGTACAACGTCATCGCCGAGCGGCCGGCCACGTTCCCCGGCAAGGACGACGGCGTGGTCATGGTGACCGCGCACTACGACAGCGTCCCCGGCTCCCCCGGCGCCAACGACGACGGCAGCGGCACCGTGCTCTGCCTGGAACTGGCACGTGTCCTGCGGTACCTGCCGACGAACAAGACGCTGCGGTTCGCGCTGTGGGGCTCGGAGGAATACGGGCTGATCGGTTCGCGGCACTACGTCAAGAACCTGTCCGACCCGGAAGCCAAGCGGATCGCGGGCTGTTTCCAGAACGACATGGTCGCCACCAGCTGGGACCCGGCGATCACCTACTGGCTGCTTTCGGTCGACGGCGCCGACAACGCCACGACCGCCGCCGTCAACGCCGCCGCGAAGCGACTCGGCTACGACCCTCAGGTCAAGGGCCCGGTGGCGCGCGGTTCGAGCGACCACGTGCCGTTCTTCGAGCGCGGGATCGCTTCGGGCAACTTCAGCTGGCGCGGCGAATCCGGCCCGGCGCTGCTGGAGCCGACCTATCACACGCCGGAAGACACCATCAAGGACAACGTTTCCCTTGAGCGGCTTCAGGTTTCGCTGGAGCTGATCGGCTCGGCGGCGTACAGCCTGCTGCGGAAGTGA
- a CDS encoding type II toxin-antitoxin system death-on-curing family toxin, giving the protein MIEYLTVEDLLALAEDLRVPKIRDLGLLDSAAHRPQSSLMGQDAYPTLHEKAAVLLESVVRNHPLVDGNKRLSWMATFVFYGLNGYDLDAPEDDAYDLVIAMSTGSRTYREAAVELAAWARVTSDG; this is encoded by the coding sequence GTGATCGAGTACCTCACCGTCGAAGACCTCCTGGCGCTCGCGGAGGACCTCCGGGTGCCCAAGATCCGCGATCTCGGGCTGCTCGACTCCGCCGCGCACCGGCCCCAGTCCTCGTTGATGGGGCAGGACGCCTATCCGACGCTGCACGAGAAGGCGGCGGTGCTGCTGGAGTCGGTCGTGCGCAACCATCCGCTCGTCGACGGCAACAAACGCCTGTCCTGGATGGCGACGTTCGTCTTCTACGGCCTCAACGGGTACGACCTCGACGCACCGGAGGACGACGCGTACGACCTGGTGATCGCTATGTCCACCGGTTCGCGCACCTACCGGGAAGCGGCGGTCGAGCTGGCGGCGTGGGCGAGGGTAACTTCGGACGGATGA
- a CDS encoding helix-turn-helix domain-containing protein — translation MFAPGCPSNLTPFRIGDKWAGLVVQCLEEGPRRFSELRVPLRGVTPKVLTETLRALERDGMITRTVYDETPPRVEYELTSLGRTLFEPMEACREWAAKHLPELVAAREAYSG, via the coding sequence ATGTTCGCGCCCGGCTGCCCGTCGAACCTGACCCCGTTCCGGATCGGCGACAAATGGGCGGGCCTGGTCGTGCAGTGCCTGGAAGAAGGGCCGCGCCGGTTCTCCGAACTGCGGGTGCCCTTGAGGGGAGTCACGCCGAAGGTCCTCACGGAGACCCTGAGGGCGCTGGAGCGCGACGGCATGATCACGCGGACGGTGTACGACGAGACGCCGCCGCGGGTGGAATACGAGCTCACCTCGCTCGGCCGGACGTTGTTCGAGCCGATGGAGGCATGTCGTGAATGGGCGGCGAAGCACCTTCCGGAGCTGGTCGCCGCCCGCGAGGCCTACTCGGGTTAG
- a CDS encoding 4a-hydroxytetrahydrobiopterin dehydratase: MAEILNDQQADEAVTKLSGWTRDGVTIERTAKLPSFPKAIEAVDKVAELAEAADHHPDIDIRWRTVTFRLSTHSAGGLTEKDFSLASQIDGVLDGM, translated from the coding sequence ATGGCGGAAATCTTGAACGACCAGCAGGCCGACGAAGCCGTGACCAAGCTCTCCGGGTGGACCCGCGACGGCGTGACGATCGAGCGGACGGCGAAGCTGCCGAGCTTCCCCAAGGCCATCGAAGCGGTGGACAAGGTGGCCGAATTGGCGGAGGCGGCCGACCACCATCCCGACATCGACATCCGCTGGCGGACGGTGACGTTCCGGCTCAGCACGCACTCCGCGGGAGGACTGACGGAAAAGGACTTCTCACTCGCGTCGCAGATCGACGGGGTACTCGACGGCATGTGA
- a CDS encoding thiamine ABC transporter substrate-binding protein: MKRALRTVVAAGTVAALVAGCSLSGNTGNDPQAPATVTLVTHDSWLAPQEVLDAFERQSGIKISVLKQGDAGALTNKLVLTKANPIGDVAYGIDSTFASRALTEGVFEQYTSPEADRGPQRYSVDPEHRLSAVDLGDVCVNIDTRYFADKGIPEPKSFADLADAKYKDLMVAESPATSSPGLAFLLGTVAQFGEQGWQGYWTQLKANGLKTVSGWEEAYSKEFSGSSGKGPRPIVVSYASSPAAEIGDDGKPRTKALLDTCYRQVEYAGVLKGGKQVEKARKVVDFLLSQQFQVTVASNMYVYPSRQGVELPQGWAQAAPQPQQPKTLEPAKIQAGREQWIAQWRTLLEG, encoded by the coding sequence ATGAAACGCGCCCTCCGCACGGTCGTTGCGGCTGGCACGGTGGCCGCCCTCGTCGCGGGCTGCTCGCTCTCCGGGAACACGGGGAACGACCCGCAGGCGCCGGCGACGGTCACGCTCGTGACACACGACTCGTGGCTAGCGCCCCAGGAGGTCCTCGACGCTTTCGAGCGGCAGTCCGGGATCAAGATCTCCGTGCTCAAGCAGGGGGACGCGGGCGCGCTGACCAACAAACTGGTGCTGACCAAGGCGAACCCGATCGGGGACGTCGCGTACGGCATCGACTCGACGTTCGCCTCGCGCGCGCTCACCGAGGGCGTTTTCGAGCAGTACACCAGCCCGGAGGCCGATCGAGGCCCGCAGCGCTACTCCGTCGACCCCGAGCACCGGCTCTCCGCGGTCGACCTCGGCGACGTCTGCGTCAACATCGACACCCGGTACTTCGCGGACAAGGGGATCCCGGAGCCGAAGTCCTTCGCGGACCTGGCCGACGCCAAGTACAAGGACCTGATGGTCGCCGAGAGCCCCGCGACGTCGTCGCCCGGCCTGGCGTTCCTGCTCGGCACCGTCGCCCAGTTCGGCGAGCAGGGCTGGCAGGGGTACTGGACGCAGCTGAAGGCCAACGGGCTCAAGACGGTCAGCGGCTGGGAAGAGGCCTACTCCAAGGAATTCTCCGGTTCCTCGGGCAAGGGCCCGCGCCCGATCGTCGTCTCCTACGCCTCTTCGCCCGCCGCCGAGATCGGTGACGACGGCAAGCCGCGCACGAAGGCACTGCTGGACACCTGCTACCGCCAGGTCGAGTACGCGGGGGTGCTGAAGGGCGGCAAGCAGGTCGAGAAGGCCCGCAAGGTCGTGGATTTCCTGCTGTCCCAGCAGTTCCAGGTGACGGTGGCGAGCAACATGTACGTGTACCCGTCCCGTCAGGGCGTCGAGCTCCCGCAGGGCTGGGCACAGGCCGCGCCGCAGCCGCAGCAGCCGAAGACGCTCGAACCGGCCAAGATCCAGGCCGGGCGCGAGCAGTGGATCGCCCAGTGGCGCACACTTCTCGAAGGCTGA